In the Enterococcus saigonensis genome, one interval contains:
- a CDS encoding PTS sugar transporter subunit IIA, producing the protein MFFNKKKKNETIYNPINGTLKELAQVSDPVFSEKMMGDGFAITPKVGELYAPVNGTISSVFPTKHALGITTKNGLEVLIHIGIDTVELNGGPFEVFVKEGENVTPATKLASIDLPLLAEKEKENDVMVIFTNMDDIKSIELKITGDSNFSTEIGTVVMK; encoded by the coding sequence ATGTTCTTTAATAAAAAGAAAAAAAACGAGACAATTTATAATCCAATTAATGGTACTTTAAAAGAGTTGGCACAGGTTAGTGATCCTGTCTTCTCAGAAAAAATGATGGGAGATGGATTTGCTATCACGCCTAAAGTCGGAGAATTGTATGCACCAGTAAATGGGACAATATCAAGTGTTTTTCCGACAAAACACGCACTTGGTATTACAACTAAAAACGGGTTAGAAGTATTAATCCATATTGGGATTGACACAGTAGAATTAAATGGCGGGCCTTTTGAAGTTTTTGTAAAAGAAGGGGAGAACGTCACCCCAGCAACAAAATTAGCCAGCATTGATTTACCACTGCTTGCTGAAAAAGAAAAAGAAAATGACGTGATGGTAATTTTTACAAATATGGATGACATCAAGTCGATAGAGTTAAAAATAACGGGGGATTCTAATTTTTCAACTGAAATTGGAACGGTGGTAATGAAATAA
- a CDS encoding PRD domain-containing protein, which produces MKVIKVLNNSAAIVLDGDHEAIVIGNGLSFGKKVGDEVDPSKVERKFVANTNQIDEKFQKLFEKISYEESSLAFEIIEYFKEQLDYPLNDLIYLSLADHINFAIERAKTGIYLPNAVLHEVQMFYPAEYRLGAWAVLLLNERAQVNLQADEAGFIALHIINARWSGEKTHSEQDFNKIISDLIEILNETYQRDFKKDSINYHRLVTHLKYFLLREFGMQQQAKVDDFGYFDQVIQDFPQAYAGAEKIAKYLETFFGHKVPKEEKVFLTIHINRILQN; this is translated from the coding sequence ATGAAAGTTATTAAAGTACTAAACAATAGTGCGGCAATCGTTTTGGACGGCGATCATGAAGCAATTGTGATTGGCAACGGTCTTTCTTTCGGCAAAAAAGTTGGCGATGAAGTTGATCCGTCAAAAGTTGAACGGAAATTTGTTGCCAATACGAACCAAATCGATGAAAAATTTCAAAAGCTATTTGAAAAAATCAGTTATGAAGAATCAAGCTTGGCGTTTGAGATTATTGAATATTTCAAAGAGCAATTGGATTATCCGCTAAATGATTTAATTTATCTTTCTTTAGCAGATCACATCAACTTTGCGATTGAACGTGCTAAGACAGGCATTTATCTGCCTAACGCGGTACTTCATGAAGTACAAATGTTTTATCCAGCGGAATATCGATTAGGAGCGTGGGCAGTTTTACTTTTAAATGAAAGAGCCCAAGTAAATTTACAAGCAGATGAAGCGGGTTTTATTGCATTACATATCATCAATGCCCGTTGGAGTGGGGAAAAGACGCACTCCGAGCAGGATTTTAACAAAATCATTAGCGATTTAATCGAAATTCTAAATGAAACTTATCAACGGGATTTCAAGAAAGACAGCATTAATTATCATCGCTTGGTGACGCATCTGAAATATTTTTTATTGCGGGAATTTGGGATGCAGCAGCAAGCAAAAGTAGATGATTTTGGGTATTTTGATCAAGTAATACAAGATTTTCCGCAAGCTTATGCAGGTGCTGAAAAGATCGCCAAATATTTGGAGACATTTTTTGGCCACAAAGTACCAAAAGAAGAAAAGGTCTTTTTGACCATTCATATTAATCGTATTCTTCAAAACTAG
- the malX gene encoding maltose/glucose-specific PTS transporter subunit IIBC: MSNAATASRSLRTKILSFLQELGKTFMFPVSTLAFMGILVGLGSSVTSEAMIQKIPFLGNDIIQFIFSFMNTVGGFGFTYLPVMFAMAIPFGMCKRNKGVGAISAFAGYVAMNLSINFLLNYRGELADAQSMKIAGQNMVLGIQSIEMGVLGGIIVGLIVYMLQEKFQDIRLPDAFSFFGGIRFIPIISVLVLGLVGLVVPFTWPVLQSGIEALGNGIQGAGIFGPFLYGLGVLLLKPFGMHHILLALVRFTEAGGTQVVDGKPISGALNIFYAQLNAGEAISHQATAFLSQGFMPTFMFGLPAICLAIYLTAYKKNRPGIKGILISAVLVAVVTGISEPTEFLFLFLAPGLYLFHSVMSGAALMVMSLIGVNIGNTDGGILDWLIFGIMQGNETKWYLLIPVGIVWFAIYFFVFRWYILKHNLETPGREKEEEVTLADGVTAKPKTFTKGNGIYDPGIILDALGGSANVTSLDNCVTRLRLQLKDKSLMDKATLKKAGALAIVELDDHNVQVVIGAQVQTVKNGIEEIMVSPA; this comes from the coding sequence ATGAGTAACGCAGCGACAGCATCACGATCACTACGGACGAAAATTTTGAGCTTTTTACAAGAGTTGGGGAAAACGTTTATGTTCCCTGTTTCAACTTTAGCTTTTATGGGAATTTTAGTTGGGTTAGGCAGTTCGGTAACTTCAGAAGCGATGATTCAAAAGATCCCTTTTTTGGGCAATGATATTATTCAATTTATTTTTAGTTTTATGAACACAGTAGGTGGTTTTGGTTTTACGTATTTACCTGTAATGTTTGCGATGGCTATTCCGTTTGGGATGTGTAAACGCAACAAAGGAGTAGGCGCTATCTCAGCTTTTGCAGGTTATGTAGCCATGAACTTATCCATTAATTTCTTATTGAATTATCGTGGTGAGTTGGCTGATGCACAAAGTATGAAAATTGCTGGTCAAAACATGGTCTTAGGAATTCAAAGTATTGAAATGGGTGTTTTGGGCGGAATTATCGTTGGTTTAATCGTTTATATGTTACAAGAAAAATTCCAAGATATTCGTTTGCCAGATGCCTTTTCTTTCTTCGGTGGTATTCGTTTTATTCCAATTATTAGTGTTTTAGTTTTAGGTCTTGTTGGTTTGGTTGTTCCTTTTACGTGGCCTGTATTGCAATCAGGGATTGAAGCATTAGGCAATGGCATTCAAGGCGCTGGTATTTTTGGCCCATTCTTATATGGGTTAGGCGTATTGTTATTAAAACCGTTTGGGATGCATCACATTTTACTTGCGTTGGTTCGTTTTACAGAAGCGGGGGGCACACAAGTTGTTGACGGCAAGCCGATTTCTGGCGCTTTAAATATTTTTTATGCACAACTAAACGCCGGCGAAGCGATTTCGCATCAAGCAACTGCTTTTCTTTCACAAGGATTTATGCCAACCTTTATGTTTGGTTTACCGGCAATTTGTTTAGCAATTTATTTGACAGCCTACAAGAAAAATCGTCCTGGTATTAAAGGGATTTTAATTTCAGCAGTTTTAGTGGCTGTTGTTACCGGGATTTCAGAACCGACTGAATTCTTGTTCTTATTCTTGGCACCAGGGTTGTATTTATTCCACTCGGTGATGTCTGGGGCAGCGTTAATGGTAATGAGTTTGATTGGCGTGAATATTGGGAACACGGATGGCGGAATTTTAGACTGGTTGATTTTTGGGATTATGCAAGGCAATGAAACAAAATGGTATTTGTTAATTCCAGTTGGGATTGTCTGGTTTGCTATTTACTTTTTTGTTTTCCGTTGGTACATTTTGAAACATAATTTGGAAACACCTGGACGGGAAAAAGAAGAGGAAGTTACATTGGCAGATGGTGTTACGGCAAAACCCAAAACCTTTACAAAAGGCAATGGTATTTACGATCCAGGTATTATTTTGGACGCTCTAGGTGGCAGTGCCAATGTTACGAGTTTAGACAATTGTGTTACACGTTTGCGCCTGCAATTAAAAGATAAGAGCTTGATGGATAAAGCAACTTTGAAAAAAGCAGGGGCTTTGGCAATTGTAGAATTAGATGATCACAATGTTCAAGTTGTTATTGGTGCCCAAGTGCAGACGGTGAAAAACGGGATTGAAGAAATTATGGTGAGCCCAGCATGA
- a CDS encoding MalY/PatB family protein — MMKVEYQFDKMADRTIDHARKWDQKIIQSKYPGTPKDCIPMWIADMDFPAAPPINEAFMKIAQNGAYGYTYAYDEFYEAVINWHKRRHGNQVQKEWITLSYGTVSTIHYLYQAFCQTNEAVIMNTPVYDPFSYAAKHNGLQVIANTLKNVNGRYEIDYALLEEQLRTKRPRVFLFCSPHNPSGRVWHIEEIEQVAKLCQKYGTIFVSDEVHAEIILSGKFVSALQLPKEYHDNLIVLTSPNKGFNLGGLKTSYSIIPSEKLRQVFRHRLEMNSITSPNLFGVVGIITAYNQCEDWLDAMTDYIRENYHYTKEFIEQNLPNWELMEMTASYLPWIDISKTGKTALEIVEPLAKIGGVIIEPGTNYASDGENFVRLNIGTPKEVLVEALERIKIFMAQN, encoded by the coding sequence ATGATGAAAGTTGAGTATCAATTTGATAAAATGGCAGATCGGACTATTGATCACGCCAGAAAATGGGACCAAAAAATTATTCAAAGTAAATATCCTGGTACGCCAAAAGACTGTATTCCTATGTGGATTGCCGACATGGATTTTCCGGCGGCACCACCTATTAATGAAGCTTTTATGAAGATTGCTCAAAATGGGGCATACGGCTACACCTATGCGTATGATGAATTTTATGAAGCTGTCATTAATTGGCATAAACGCCGTCACGGCAATCAAGTACAAAAAGAATGGATTACGTTATCTTATGGGACTGTATCTACTATCCACTATTTGTATCAAGCTTTTTGCCAAACTAATGAAGCTGTTATTATGAATACGCCAGTATATGATCCGTTTAGTTATGCGGCAAAGCATAATGGTCTGCAGGTAATCGCCAACACGTTGAAGAATGTAAATGGTCGGTATGAAATTGATTATGCTTTACTAGAAGAACAATTGCGTACTAAGCGACCACGCGTTTTCTTGTTTTGCTCTCCTCACAATCCATCTGGTCGCGTGTGGCACATAGAAGAAATAGAGCAAGTAGCAAAACTATGTCAGAAATACGGTACAATTTTTGTTAGCGATGAAGTGCACGCCGAGATTATTTTGAGCGGAAAATTTGTCTCTGCGTTGCAGTTACCAAAAGAATATCATGACAATTTAATTGTGTTGACATCACCGAATAAAGGCTTTAATCTAGGCGGCTTGAAAACGTCTTACTCGATTATCCCAAGTGAAAAATTACGCCAAGTATTTCGTCATCGGTTGGAGATGAACTCGATTACCTCACCAAATTTATTCGGTGTAGTGGGTATCATCACTGCTTATAACCAGTGTGAAGACTGGCTTGATGCTATGACAGATTATATTCGAGAAAATTATCACTACACCAAAGAATTTATCGAACAAAATTTGCCCAACTGGGAATTAATGGAGATGACAGCTTCTTATCTGCCGTGGATAGATATCTCCAAAACAGGTAAGACAGCACTTGAAATTGTTGAGCCATTGGCAAAAATTGGCGGTGTGATTATTGAACCTGGAACAAATTATGCTAGTGATGGTGAAAATTTTGTTCGGTTAAATATTGGTACCCCTAAAGAAGTTTTAGTAGAAGCTTTAGAACGAATTAAAATTTTTATGGCACAAAATTAG
- a CDS encoding DUF4809 family protein, producing MKAVITSEEFYTEGGCNACQPFTMATYDVTFEDGTTKSLEELDIPSLIMALAQKNHWEQSYEEDDFDDVLIYQKADTKIAVKETPRKVTFQTKAEKQTFDKQNCDLTTVFTQVNTIATTLFHIEATDFEVRPLEK from the coding sequence ATGAAAGCAGTAATTACGAGTGAGGAATTTTATACAGAGGGTGGTTGCAATGCCTGTCAACCTTTTACCATGGCAACTTATGACGTAACTTTTGAAGACGGCACCACCAAATCATTAGAAGAATTGGATATTCCATCATTGATCATGGCGCTTGCACAAAAAAATCATTGGGAACAATCCTATGAAGAAGATGATTTTGATGATGTCTTGATTTATCAAAAAGCAGATACAAAAATCGCCGTAAAAGAGACACCGCGAAAAGTAACGTTCCAAACAAAAGCTGAAAAACAAACTTTTGATAAGCAAAATTGTGATTTAACCACTGTATTTACACAAGTCAACACGATTGCAACAACATTGTTTCATATAGAAGCAACAGATTTTGAAGTAAGGCCATTAGAAAAATAA
- a CDS encoding MFS transporter — MKNYQQTIYACFMAYIVQAIVNNFAPLLFLTFQRQFHIPLTQITLLATFNFLLQLIVDFAAIFFVDKIGYRISIVAAHLFSGVGLIGLAIFPLVFSNAFLGLLAAVSLYAVGGGLLEVLVSPIVEACPTEHKEKTMSLLHSFYCWGVVGVVGLSTLFIALSGIENWPYLAGAWSVLPFCNALLFTKVPMRALIAKGERGLTAKALLNLKSFWLFLALMVCAGASEQSVSQWASTFAEKGLFVSKVVGDLAGPLLFAFMMGISRIFYGKYGHKLALQRFMMISGIVCVGAYLLIGFSKSAPLGFLGCALSGLAVGIMWPGTFSLTARTIPNGGTALFAYLALAGDLGCSIGPSVVGFVSAAADNQLRFGILGGIIFPVGLVIGIFLLKKMYRQHEGMIVRS, encoded by the coding sequence ATGAAAAATTATCAACAAACGATTTACGCCTGCTTTATGGCTTATATTGTTCAAGCAATAGTTAATAACTTTGCACCATTGCTATTTTTAACGTTTCAAAGACAGTTTCATATCCCCTTAACGCAAATTACACTACTAGCGACCTTCAACTTCTTGTTGCAATTAATAGTAGATTTTGCTGCTATTTTTTTTGTCGACAAAATTGGTTATCGTATTTCGATTGTTGCTGCACATTTATTTTCAGGGGTAGGTTTAATCGGGTTAGCTATTTTTCCATTGGTTTTTTCGAACGCTTTTTTAGGTTTGTTAGCAGCAGTAAGTCTGTATGCCGTTGGTGGTGGCTTATTAGAAGTATTGGTAAGCCCCATTGTCGAAGCTTGTCCCACGGAACACAAGGAAAAAACCATGAGTTTATTACATTCCTTTTATTGTTGGGGCGTAGTGGGCGTAGTGGGACTTTCCACTCTTTTTATTGCTTTAAGTGGAATTGAGAATTGGCCCTATTTGGCCGGTGCTTGGTCGGTATTACCATTTTGTAATGCTTTACTATTCACAAAAGTACCAATGCGTGCGTTAATTGCAAAAGGCGAGCGTGGCTTAACAGCTAAAGCTCTATTAAATTTGAAAAGTTTTTGGTTATTTCTAGCTTTGATGGTTTGTGCAGGAGCAAGTGAACAATCGGTTAGTCAATGGGCATCGACGTTTGCTGAAAAGGGACTTTTCGTTTCAAAAGTAGTAGGAGATTTAGCCGGACCGTTGTTATTTGCTTTTATGATGGGAATATCGCGTATTTTTTATGGGAAGTACGGGCACAAGTTGGCTTTGCAACGGTTTATGATGATTAGCGGGATTGTATGTGTGGGAGCATATTTGTTAATCGGTTTTTCAAAAAGTGCGCCGTTGGGATTTTTAGGGTGTGCGTTAAGCGGATTGGCAGTGGGAATTATGTGGCCAGGAACATTTAGCTTAACTGCTCGGACGATTCCAAATGGGGGCACTGCGTTATTTGCGTATTTAGCTTTAGCAGGAGATTTAGGCTGTTCAATTGGTCCTAGTGTTGTCGGTTTTGTTTCAGCCGCAGCAGACAATCAATTGCGTTTTGGAATTCTGGGAGGAATAATATTTCCCGTAGGTTTAGTTATTGGTATTTTTTTGCTAAAAAAAATGTATCGTCAACACGAGGGAATGATTGTAAGAAGTTAA
- a CDS encoding HAD-IC family P-type ATPase, with the protein MKWYQLNTKQVLQKFNSTSAGLTKKERQQRLTAQGENKIEENQQVKPWQKFLKHFTDLLMIVLLFAAILKFVTGDYVEGGIILLVVIVNGFVGYWQERKAEESLDGLKQMMSQEAVILSRGQKETVATTTIVPGDIVYLKAGDVVPADLRLIEVHDFVVEEAILTGESEAVEKTVTEIFQEALAGDQKNMAFSGTLVQAGSALGIAVATGNATEIGKINQALQSVTGTTTPLVRKMHQLNKQIFRGIMVLILFLIFFTTLRYGMELDLLFSAMIALIVAMIPEGLPAVLTMILSLGVKEMAEENAIIKSMPSVETLGSMTVICSDKTGTLTKNEMTVVETSTQDTPLLMSIMNNCQDLKLQDDQEVAQLKGNPTELALLHYVDAKNLTLKKQIGKLPFSSSYKYMATLHPLSATENVVFVKGAPEVLLAKAQLSKTQRADWQNQASKLAKKGQRVLAFAVKTLPVKTKLSHEVLTELDFVGIAGIIDPPKESAIQAVKETQAAGITVKMITGDHKDTAQAIGKEIGLKHTATVLEGIEIDQLTDEELATAVKKVDIFARTTPEHKLRIVTALQNNGEVVGMTGDGVNDAPALKKADIGIAMGIKGSEVTKQAADMVLADDNFHTIAKAVKEGRRIFDNLKKTINFFLPSALSQGLIVVIALLLNQPLPLTPVQILWVNMVTTITLSYALGFEKASKDTMNRPPRAVNEGILSGYSLFRIVYVSLIIVLPAYFIALQFEGTALQQTILLQTIVMSQAVYMLNCRELLNPAINKGMLQNKALFISLALLLLLQTTVVFVPVAQNLIGTTSLNLTQQLLVLTNVAVLFVIVEVEKWITRRFVKNPVVQDAR; encoded by the coding sequence ATGAAATGGTATCAACTAAATACAAAACAAGTTTTACAAAAATTTAACAGCACTTCTGCTGGTTTAACAAAAAAAGAACGGCAACAACGTTTAACAGCTCAAGGTGAAAATAAAATTGAGGAGAATCAACAGGTGAAGCCTTGGCAAAAGTTTTTAAAACACTTTACTGATTTATTAATGATTGTTTTACTGTTTGCTGCAATTTTAAAATTTGTCACAGGAGATTATGTCGAAGGCGGAATTATTTTACTAGTCGTTATAGTAAATGGTTTTGTTGGCTATTGGCAAGAACGAAAAGCAGAAGAATCGCTTGACGGGTTAAAGCAGATGATGAGTCAAGAAGCAGTGATTTTAAGTAGAGGGCAAAAAGAAACAGTTGCGACAACTACAATTGTTCCAGGCGATATTGTTTATTTAAAAGCTGGGGACGTGGTACCTGCTGATTTGCGGTTGATTGAAGTCCATGACTTTGTAGTAGAAGAAGCAATTTTAACGGGTGAATCTGAAGCAGTGGAAAAAACTGTAACGGAAATTTTCCAAGAAGCGTTAGCTGGTGATCAGAAAAATATGGCGTTTTCAGGTACGCTAGTGCAAGCTGGATCTGCGTTGGGAATTGCAGTTGCGACAGGAAATGCCACTGAAATCGGTAAAATTAACCAAGCATTGCAGTCTGTCACCGGGACAACCACACCTTTAGTGCGCAAAATGCATCAGCTAAATAAGCAAATTTTCCGGGGAATTATGGTTTTAATTTTGTTTTTGATTTTCTTTACGACATTGCGTTATGGAATGGAACTAGACTTGCTTTTTTCTGCGATGATTGCGCTAATTGTTGCCATGATTCCAGAAGGATTGCCTGCCGTGTTAACGATGATTTTATCCTTAGGGGTAAAAGAGATGGCAGAAGAAAATGCGATTATTAAAAGTATGCCTTCAGTGGAAACGTTGGGCTCGATGACTGTGATTTGTTCAGATAAGACTGGAACGTTAACTAAAAATGAAATGACGGTAGTTGAAACAAGTACGCAAGATACACCGTTACTCATGTCTATTATGAATAACTGTCAAGATTTGAAATTACAAGATGACCAAGAGGTAGCGCAATTAAAAGGTAATCCAACCGAATTAGCTTTGTTACACTATGTAGATGCCAAAAATTTAACGTTGAAAAAGCAAATTGGAAAACTACCCTTTAGTTCTAGTTACAAATACATGGCGACATTACATCCACTAAGTGCCACTGAAAATGTGGTCTTTGTCAAAGGAGCGCCAGAAGTTTTACTAGCCAAAGCACAACTAAGCAAAACACAACGAGCTGATTGGCAAAATCAGGCTTCAAAATTAGCTAAAAAAGGGCAACGTGTTTTAGCTTTTGCTGTAAAAACACTACCAGTAAAAACAAAATTAAGCCACGAGGTACTAACCGAATTAGATTTTGTCGGAATTGCAGGGATTATTGATCCGCCAAAAGAAAGTGCCATTCAAGCTGTTAAAGAAACGCAAGCTGCAGGAATTACCGTTAAAATGATTACTGGTGATCATAAAGATACCGCTCAAGCAATTGGTAAAGAAATCGGACTCAAGCATACTGCTACTGTATTAGAAGGAATCGAGATTGATCAATTAACAGATGAAGAGTTGGCAACAGCTGTTAAAAAAGTAGATATTTTTGCTAGAACTACACCAGAACACAAGTTGCGAATTGTTACGGCTTTGCAAAACAATGGTGAGGTTGTTGGTATGACAGGTGACGGGGTGAATGATGCACCGGCATTGAAAAAAGCCGATATTGGAATTGCAATGGGCATTAAAGGAAGTGAAGTAACAAAGCAGGCGGCGGATATGGTTTTAGCAGATGACAATTTTCACACAATTGCCAAAGCAGTAAAAGAAGGACGTCGTATTTTTGATAATTTGAAAAAGACAATCAATTTCTTTTTACCGTCTGCTTTATCGCAAGGCTTGATTGTAGTCATTGCGTTATTACTAAATCAGCCATTGCCCCTGACGCCGGTGCAAATTTTATGGGTGAACATGGTTACGACCATTACACTTTCTTATGCATTAGGTTTTGAAAAAGCCAGCAAAGATACTATGAATCGTCCGCCACGAGCAGTCAATGAGGGAATATTATCCGGCTACAGTCTGTTTCGTATTGTATATGTGTCACTTATCATTGTTCTTCCAGCTTATTTTATCGCCTTGCAATTTGAAGGGACAGCTTTACAACAGACGATTTTATTACAAACAATTGTGATGTCTCAAGCTGTCTACATGTTAAACTGTCGTGAATTGTTAAATCCGGCGATTAATAAAGGAATGTTACAAAATAAAGCCTTGTTTATTTCCTTGGCACTCTTGTTACTGCTGCAAACGACTGTCGTTTTTGTCCCTGTTGCGCAGAATTTAATCGGTACGACAAGTTTAAACTTAACCCAACAATTACTCGTCTTAACAAATGTAGCTGTATTATTTGTAATTGTTGAAGTAGAGAAGTGGATTACAAGACGTTTTGTTAAAAATCCTGTGGTACAAGACGCAAGATAA
- a CDS encoding helix-turn-helix domain-containing protein, which yields MYSLLKKIITEKDLHRQIRLLEHLLQQPQITAKELAWQIHTTERTIFSDLQIMREELPPNWQIKTDSSGISLKRQKDALTNDLWEVFLPHSISVQLIKALLFKPDLAVKPFLRQTGVSFETLKRHTKKMNTALTDYQLQIKLSSTQATFIGTESSIRIFYHRLLIPFTHNNYFFSDYAVHEIHYFDFLNQVTKAQIHAQTEEIFGVCWFFINTIRNKAGCTINQLSYQADPLFSLYIPLLKELYQKEGVYLQQNELFFAFFCFLESWNYNNQFGHKLQQLIKKEYVRLYQQTTKFVSQLAQKFQLPALKETLLADNLMLLILKYNESPDLSVQFESDYRLSLPQEETFARLYPENLRLLQQDLFKIDTDKKPIYLLHLITLLQQQAFFSLRPQMRTLYFLFQSEPAWKTFVEQELHDYLGKRIVLQTIEVTDLKTLQFGPKDIIVSNFPLDQAPMPIFYISTMPTKNELRQLAELTFESYL from the coding sequence ATGTATTCGCTGTTAAAAAAAATTATTACCGAAAAAGACTTACATCGGCAAATTCGTTTATTAGAACACTTGTTACAACAGCCACAAATCACTGCCAAGGAATTGGCTTGGCAAATTCATACTACCGAACGAACTATTTTTTCCGATTTGCAAATCATGCGCGAAGAATTACCACCAAACTGGCAAATAAAGACAGATAGCAGTGGCATTTCCTTAAAACGCCAAAAAGATGCTTTAACCAATGACTTGTGGGAAGTCTTTTTACCCCATTCTATTAGTGTGCAACTAATCAAAGCGCTGTTGTTTAAACCAGATTTAGCCGTCAAACCTTTTTTGCGTCAGACCGGGGTTTCATTTGAAACGCTAAAACGACATACCAAAAAGATGAACACCGCATTAACAGATTATCAATTACAAATTAAACTATCGAGTACACAAGCTACTTTTATCGGTACCGAAAGTAGTATTCGCATTTTCTATCACCGGCTCTTAATTCCTTTCACCCATAATAATTATTTTTTTTCAGATTACGCTGTCCATGAAATTCATTACTTTGATTTTTTAAACCAGGTAACAAAAGCCCAAATACACGCCCAAACGGAAGAAATTTTTGGTGTTTGCTGGTTTTTTATCAATACCATCCGCAATAAAGCAGGCTGTACAATTAACCAACTTTCTTATCAAGCAGATCCTCTATTTTCACTTTATATCCCTTTATTAAAAGAACTCTATCAAAAAGAAGGGGTCTACTTACAGCAAAACGAATTATTTTTTGCTTTCTTCTGTTTCTTAGAAAGTTGGAATTATAACAATCAATTTGGTCACAAACTGCAGCAACTAATAAAAAAGGAGTATGTTCGTTTGTACCAGCAGACAACCAAATTTGTCAGCCAGTTAGCCCAAAAATTTCAGTTGCCTGCGCTAAAAGAGACGCTTTTAGCTGACAATTTAATGCTACTCATCTTGAAATATAACGAATCACCTGATTTATCCGTCCAATTTGAATCAGACTACCGCTTATCATTACCGCAAGAAGAAACTTTTGCGCGTCTTTATCCAGAAAATTTGCGCCTTTTGCAACAAGACTTATTTAAAATAGACACAGACAAAAAACCAATTTATTTGCTACATTTAATAACTTTATTGCAACAACAGGCTTTCTTTTCACTTCGTCCTCAAATGCGGACACTTTATTTTCTTTTCCAAAGTGAACCGGCTTGGAAAACGTTTGTCGAACAAGAATTACATGACTACTTAGGTAAGCGAATTGTTTTACAGACGATTGAAGTCACCGACTTAAAAACGTTGCAGTTTGGTCCTAAAGATATAATTGTTTCCAATTTTCCATTAGACCAAGCCCCAATGCCAATTTTTTACATTTCGACCATGCCAACAAAAAATGAGCTCCGCCAGTTAGCCGAGCTCACTTTTGAAAGTTATTTATAG